The genomic interval ATTGGATTTCAGCTTCTACAGTTaggataaacatattcaaagaaAGGTTGTTTAAccttttcatcttcatcaacgTTGAGGgttttcttcctcttcaacTCCTTGGGCACCTTAGAATGGACTAGGCTAACATCACCCAGCTCCCCAAAGCCAGCTTCCATATTGAACCAGCTCTCTCGCACCACCTTCAGCACCTTCTGATTTCCGCTAAAACGATTGGCAGCTCTACTGAAAACCCTTCTAGCATTCTCAATGGAATGGTTCTCGTGTGCCTCATATTTTGCATATCTGATCCACACCATCGGGTGCTGCCAATTCCGCTTCAGTTAGAGGCTAAGTTGACGAGTCCTCTCAACCTCCCCTTCCGATATTTCATTCTCAATATATTTCATCCACAACCGTACATGACTTTCGAGAAGGAACTCCCTCTGCAACTTCTGCTGGTACGCGATGCCTTGTTTGAAAAGGGCCCTAACTCGTTCTGTCTCCCCCAATGCTCTCTCAAACTCTGCAAACTTGACCCAGCAGTCCCAATTCTCCGGCCTCCAAGTCAAATACTTCTCGAACAGCTTCCGGCACATATTCACATTCCCAAGCTTCATCTCCATCTCAATGCAGCCCTTAAACATCTTGGGTTTGGCTGCAACTCTTAACCCCCTGCCAAGAATCCTCCTCGCACCCTTGAGACTCCCCTGCCGTAACTCCAACCCCGCAGCAAGAAGCCATACTTCTGCAAAAGAGAACTTGCCGTGAGGAATCACAGCGAGGCACTGCTTAAACACGTCCCTCGCCTCCGCCACCTCTCCATGTCTCTCCTCATAACTTGCGTAATATGTCCACAAATCAACGTAGGGCCGCCAACCCCGCTTCCCGCTGCGGTAACTATCTGGCACCGGAGGGACGTTAGCTACAGCTCGCCGGCAGAGCTCTCTGATTCGGCCCTTGTTCGCAGCGGCGGACTCTTCTAGTGCTACGTAAGCGGGCCAGTTGTCGAAATTCAGAGGATTGTTGCGGACCTCAGCCTCATAGTGAACCCTCATCAAATCCCTATTCCGCCTCTCAGCAGCCACAACCTCGTTATACACCATTGGTCAAGTCTTGTGTTCTCGATTTAATGGCAACGAACAAGTTCGATCAAAGCTAGGAATTAATTTATAGCCAACTTCAACGCCGATTAGGGTTAACAAACCtacttaaactaaaaaaagaTATTAGCCAACTAGCTAGAACAGATTAGTATCCAACACCGACTTGGATTTGGACAAAGAAAGTTGTTTATCAGACATGGATGGAAATTGTTGAAGTTCAGTTTCTAAACCACGAAATGCAACATGTATGAACATTAATGTTGTCAACACTCATTCTCATTGCATGCACTTGTTGAACCGCTGTTCTTATCAGCGTTGATGCACGTATATATTGTTGTACAGGGATAGTCACTATGAAGCCGCAATAAAAATCTAAAAAGAACGCAATCCTTATAGGGATCTTCATATTTTGGGGTGCCATATtgtcaaaatcaaatcacattgGCAAAAGTGTCCCCAGAAATCCAGAATTAAGTACCAAAATTAATCTGTTAGGTCTTCGTACTATTTACTCAAGCTAAAAATCTGTACGTATTTTTACACATTTCAATTCAcatgtttcatttcatatacaGTCACCTATAGCTAGCTTAGTTCTCCATGTGACAGATGACCTTAATGACTCTTTGACTCTTGTAGGTAAGCATCAGattcttttctttatattcAGATCACACAAAACTTCCTTCGTCTACTTCTTTGTCTCCTTTCCCttacaccaaaaaaaaaaccatcatTAACAACACGAgttgatattgatttgatggtAGAGATCTAAGATTTGATTATGGTCCATATTTAGAACAATCAATATGCAACCCTAGCCACTGATTAAGCCTATATTAAGGAAACCCTAGAAACATTGTAGTTAATCGGTCCCACTGAGACAAAGAGAAAAGCAGACCAAAGGATAATAACTAGCTTCAACAaataagaagagaagaaaaaaaaaattaaacaaaggcAGTTGGCTTGGGGTTGTCAATAAACCATAAACAAGCCCTTCACTTCCGTGCACTTCGAAAGTGGTTTTACCCAGAACCCAGAATAGAAGATGGtaaaaaaatattgattttgaaCCTTCTGCTTTTATGACATCTCTCCTCTCAAGACTCTTCTTCATTTTAAAACTAAAGCAAGAAagaggaaagagagagagaggggagatagagggagagagagatagtGTTCATACGGTAGAAAAGACATATATTCTGCACTAAAGATGGGGAGGGGTAAGATTGAGATCAAGAGGATTGAGAATTCAAGCAACAGGCAGGTGACCTATTCTAAGAGAAAGAATGGGATCATCAAGAAGGCTAAGGAAATCACAGTTCTTTGTGATGCTAAAGTTTCTCTTATTATCATTTCTAGTTCTGGGAAAATGTCTGAGTATTGCAGCGGCTCTCAAGAAACGTATGGagctatatgtatatatatagctgcATGTTTATAATTCTtgctaaatatttttttttttggggtttTGAGTTTTATTTACGGATCTCCTTCAAAaaattattgatttttttttcttgatgtgATGAAAGGATGATGGAAATTGTAGATAGATACCATTCACAAAATCAGCAGAGGTTGTGGGATGAGAAGCATGAGGTTTCAttcactcactctctctctctctctctctttatatattaaaaattctgttattatattaccttatatTTTGCTAAAAGCATGATAAGAAACATGAAATGAGATTTGATGAAACAGATCTACAAATAGGATGAAGTAGTACTGCTGGTTTACCTGGTTATGCGTCTTTCTTGCTAAGCTCTCTGATAGTTTATTTGATTATTAAATTCTGTTAATATATTGACTGAAGGATTTAAAATATAACATCTTCGAACAGATCTGGTGATAAAATGAGATACCATTCCCTTCCTTTTCTTTGCAAAAAATTGGAATAACTGATCATGTCTCTATGTTAGGTTATAACTGATAGGTAGCTAGTTTATGATTAACAAGCATTTTTCCCTGAGAACTATAAATCTCTCTCATCTCTTTCAGTCTTTCTATGTACTTCGTACGTTCCTCCACTGATTCACTCTTATCTGCTAACAGATCTGCTAGTCCCGGGTTCATCTGCTGCTCTGCATTATCTTTAATATTAAAAACCCTTAGTAATGTCgactttgaaaaaaaaaaccttaatAATGTCTGccaattaaaatttatatatttattttggttaaACTATTGTGAGATTTTGAAACAATGTATGATAAATGGTGCAGAACATCTCCAATGAAATTGATAGatacaagaaagaaaatgacgGCATGCAAGTCTACAAGAGGTAGATCAAAATTTATGTCTCTCTTTTTAGTGGATAACATTAGTTCTGCATTGTTACATAAGCTAGCATACATATGAATTGATATATTTTCGTGTAGGCATCTGAATGGGGAGGACATAAATTCTTTGAACCACAGCGAGCTGGGGGACTTGGAGGACTCACTCGAGAATGGCCTCACTAGTATCAGAAACAAAAAGGCAAGCGGTCGATGCTCGATctcattgattaattaatattgGTTGTGTTCAGAGATTATTTCAATCTTCCTAGTTAAGTTAATCatgttttctgtttgtttgtcGCAGATAGAGGTATTGCAGAGGCAGAGAGACAGTGTACGTATCAAAGTAACTGGAGACCTAATTAAATTGGCTGATTatatttactttatttttttaatgttcCAAGTTGAATACATATGCTATCATGTATAGACAATTTACTTCAATGGTTATTAACGTAACTATATTTTTGGATGGAACACGTACTACGTGCGGCTCAGACCAAAGCTGCGGAGGACGAGAATGAGCGCCTCAATTATGAGCTGGTAAGTTCACTGTTCATACAAATTAAGAAGTGTATCAGTGTATGCATAGTCTCATTATATACAGAGGTTCTACTGAGTCTTCAACTTCTATTATTGAAACCTGATTCCTTTAGTTTCAAATATAAAATGTAGTGCGTTTAGATACCAGCCGTACGTTAACATTGCAGAAATAAATTAAGGGAAATTGAATCAACAAAATTACTTGGAAAGAGTTTTTGAACTATACATGTAAAAGAATACCAAGCTAGTATTGAAGGTGACGAAGTACGTGAAGTCGTGAACCATGAGGAATATTCAATTGATCGAAgatgttatattatataatgaaaATATTCGTTGCATATATAGTTTGTACGTATTAATTTAAGAACTTCttgatgtgtatatatatgaatatagaCGGTATTATAATGTTAACTGAAGCTTATAATGTATATATAAGATGCTGCATGCATGGATTCttcattcaaaaaaaaagatcaagtTTTTGCAATGGTTGCATGCATGCATCTTTTGGGATGGACAGTCTCTACTCTGTGGGTATGTTTAGTTGGTGATGTTTAACCATTTGGTTAACTAAACTTCATCAACTCAAAGAAAAATGAATTAGGAAGCCTGATTTCGTACATATTTTCTAGTTAAtcaattttacatttttacatgCATGTTATTGTAAGGTCAAAGTTATAATCAAATCTGTCTTGATGGATTTTGCAGCACAAACAGACGATAAAGCCTGAAGAGAACTTGAGGGACATAGAGTTGCACCAAAGGATGTCCCAGATGTCTTTCTTTCGAGTCCAGCCAATTCAGCCTAATCTCCATGAAGACCATGAAAGAGAATGAAGAACAACGTACAAAGGCCTGTATGTAATGCTAGAAATGCCGTAATGGTGCCCTAGCTCCTATCTTATTTTCGATCAAGAACTATTGCTTTGGTATCGATCAGTACTTTCAGTTAAATCTCAGGGTTTGTATGTGATATTATCGAGTGCATAATTTTTAACTTAATCTTCTCGTGACTAAGTAATGATAATCGAGGAACTTGTAATAATACGGTGGTGTGTTTGAACTACAATTGCCATACTATCACTCGATAGCTTGTCCTGTACTTGTGCTAGCTACCGAACTGCACCTTATTGAATCGTACGCATGGCTATATGTGTGTTAATGAGTTGCTCATACTTCCTATCATTTGTTTTTAGAATTATGTATCGATAGAACTACAGATGATCGATCctacactacaaaaaaaatagaaaaaggcACATTTAAACGTGGCTTGAAATGTGCCTAATATAATTAGCAAGCCACATTTAGGGGGATTTGTGAAATTTTTGGGGGTTGGCCACATGGGTATTAGGCACATTGAAGCCACATTTAAATGTGCCTTTTTCTAAGTTTTTTTGTAGTGCTAGGTGCTGCTGAAAGCTCAACTACCGGAATGCAAATATCATGGTTTTGCAAGAAGTCCTCAATTATTATGTAGGAGTTGAAATACTTCAAATAAGTTTCGAAATAATAAGtcctaaattatatatgctaaTCAATTATAATGATCACCGtaacaaccccaaaatttcgagcctaaaaactcaaaatttcacagtcgttagaacaccaaaaacaatctcaatgaaatcgaaatcatttaacgtgcacagcggatcatcactgaattctcaatacaactcagaaaaaccaattattacaacccaaatttataattcaacattaataagatggaaatgtaatatcctcacaatctctcacaaaactcacaaataaaaccacaccaattctcacacacaaatccacgctagaaacctcaccacaagcaggatatgtaataaccctaaattttaaacaatgttagtttgatttggaattctataaaattttgaattttattagaatgaacgtatttggttgcgacgttagtaaacgagaaacggaaacgttctcggaacgtttaaattgaaaaacgttacatttccgtaacgtttatatcgacttttattccgtcgatcggttgcgaaaacttccttcacgaaagttgtagagctcgtcgatacgagtgcgtggacatgtgacacgttcgaatcggacgtcggacgtaaaagttattaacgtcggaagttagtttccgatttggaaacgagtataaatagaatgttttgtgattagggtttccacttttgga from Argentina anserina chromosome 2, drPotAnse1.1, whole genome shotgun sequence carries:
- the LOC126783623 gene encoding agamous-like MADS-box protein MADS9 is translated as MGRGKIEIKRIENSSNRQVTYSKRKNGIIKKAKEITVLCDAKVSLIIISSSGKMSEYCSGSQETMMEIVDRYHSQNQQRLWDEKHENISNEIDRYKKENDGMQVYKRHLNGEDINSLNHSELGDLEDSLENGLTSIRNKKASEVLQRQRDSTKAAEDENERLNYELHKQTIKPEENLRDIELHQRMSQMSFFRVQPIQPNLHEDHERE